The Brassica oleracea var. oleracea cultivar TO1000 chromosome C6, BOL, whole genome shotgun sequence genome includes a region encoding these proteins:
- the LOC106297263 gene encoding uncharacterized protein At4g02000-like, giving the protein MHHARNDRPRAEDSSHVRKRSQREEDIIKVPDFDFTDLIDKYKLSLVGRMFHQDGRSVDALIKHMPKRRIWDVEGRVRGTNLGNNKFQFDFNKEEDLQRVLLRRPCHFNKWSFSLERWTPTIKEDFPNSLLLWVTITGVPTHYKKDESYRSIGKALGEVDKVDVDNGRVRVYINVDEPLQFERRAGYTNGDVIKVSLQYEELHRFCFTCKRISHEEGTCLDLSPEQRERNKIARLEKKEKEERAAREAFSIPSRGFESQV; this is encoded by the coding sequence ATGCATCATGCAAGGAATGATCGACCAAGGGCGGAGGACTCCTCTCACGTTCGGAAAAGATCACAGAGAGAGGAGGACATCATAAAAGTCCCGGATTTCGATTTTACGGACTTGATCGATAAGTACAAACTCTCTCTGGTTGGACGGATGTTCCACCAGGATGGAAGAAGCGTGGATGCCCTGATTAAGCATATGCCCAAACGCAGAATCTGGGATGTCGAAGGCAGAGTCAGGGGAACTAACCTAGGAAATAATAAATTTCAGTTTGATTTCAACAAGGAAGAGGACTTGCAGAGGGTACTTCTCCGACGCCCTTGTCATTTCAATAAGTGGAGTTTTTCATTGGAAAGATGGACTCCAACGATCAAAGAAGACTTTCCCAACTCTTTGCTTCTTTGGGTAACTATCACTGGTGTCCCTACGCATTATAAGAAAGATGAGTCCTACCGGAGCATAGGGAAAGCGCTGGGAGAAGTTGATAAAGTCGATGTTGATAATGGAAGGGTTAGAGTGTACATCAACGTCGACGAACCCCTCCAGTTTGAACGCCGTGCGGGATACACAAATGGAGATGTAATCAAAGTATCTCTTCAATATGAAGAACTCCACAGATTCTGTTTCACTTGTAAACGCATCTCGCACGAGGAAGGAACCTGTCTAGACTTATCACCGGAACAAAGGGAAAGAAACAAAATTGCTCGGTTAGAAAAAAAAGAAAAGGAGGAACGAGCAGCTAGAGAGGCCTTTTCGATCCCTTCAAGAGGTTTTGAGAGTCAAGTTTGA
- the LOC106296871 gene encoding telomere repeat-binding factor 1-like isoform X1, which translates to MGAPKQKWTQEEESALKSGVVKHGPGKWRTILKDPEFSGVLYLRSNVDLKDKWRNMSVMANGWGSRDKSRLALKRTHSLPKQDDSSLANTSSLQSDEDMADAKHFSTTGTSALQLPTTPTPRRPNVRLDSLIMEAISTMKELGGSNKTTIGAYIEEQYHAPPDFKRLLSTKLKYLTACGKLIKAKRRYRIPHSTPLSSHRRRHLGTPSGKQSVLSLPSPITDRDEVNVQSKAQIDAELARMKTMNAHEAQAAAEQAVEEAEAAMAAAEEAAKEAEAAEAEAEEAQAYVEEALKTVKGRNNCKMQMVCT; encoded by the exons ATGGGTGCTCCTAAGCAGAAATGGACTCAAGAAGAAGAGTCAGCTCTAAAGTCCGGCGTTGTCAAGCATGGACCTGGTAAATGGCGCACCATTCTCAAAGACCCTGAGTTTAGTGGAGTCTTGTACCTCCGTTCCAATGTGGATCTTAAG GACAAATGGAGAAATATGAGTGTCATGGCCAATGGATGGGGATCGCGTGATAAGTCTAGGTTAGCTCTTAAAAGGACGCACTCGCTTCCTAAACAGGATGATAGCTCACTTGCTAATACAAGCTCATTGCAAAGTGATGAAGACATGGCTGATGCTAAGCATTTTTCTACCACCGGCACTTCTGCACTGCAACTTCCAACTACTCCTACTCCAAGGAGACCTAATGTAAG GCTGGATAGCCTTATAATGGAAGCAATATCTACCATGAAAGAGCTTGGTGGCTCTAACAAAACAACAATTGGTGCCTACATTGAG GAACAATATCACGCTCCGCCAGACTTCAAACGGTTGCTGTCTACCAAGCTAAAGTACTTGACAGCTTGTGGTAAACTCATCAAG GCTAAACGCAGGTATAGAATTCCACACTCCACTCCTCTGTCTTCCCACAGGAGAAGACATTTGGGAACACCGTCTGGAAAACAGAGTGTTCTTTCTTTGCCTTCACCTATAACAGACAGAGATGAAGTGAATGTTCAGTCAAAGGCTCAGATTGATGCAGAGTTAGCCAGGATGAAGACTATGAACGCACATGAGGCGCAAGCGGCTGCCGAACAGGCAGTTGAAGAGGCAGAAGCCGCCATGGCGGCGGCTGAAGAAGCTGCAAAGGAAGCAGAAGCAGCAGAAGCCGAAGCAGAAGAAGCTCAAGCTTACGTTGAAGAAGCTTTAAAGACAGTTAAAGGAAGAAACAACTGCAAAATG CAGATGGTCTGTACGTGA
- the LOC106296871 gene encoding telomere repeat-binding factor 1-like isoform X2 — protein sequence MGAPKQKWTQEEESALKSGVVKHGPGKWRTILKDPEFSGVLYLRSNVDLKDKWRNMSVMANGWGSRDKSRLALKRTHSLPKQDDSSLANTSSLQSDEDMADAKHFSTTGTSALQLPTTPTPRRPNVRLDSLIMEAISTMKELGGSNKTTIGAYIEEQYHAPPDFKRLLSTKLKYLTACGKLIKAKRRYRIPHSTPLSSHRRRHLGTPSGKQSVLSLPSPITDRDEVNVQSKAQIDAELARMKTMNAHEAQAAAEQAVEEAEAAMAAAEEAAKEAEAAEAEAEEAQAYVEEALKTVKGRNNCKMMVCT from the exons ATGGGTGCTCCTAAGCAGAAATGGACTCAAGAAGAAGAGTCAGCTCTAAAGTCCGGCGTTGTCAAGCATGGACCTGGTAAATGGCGCACCATTCTCAAAGACCCTGAGTTTAGTGGAGTCTTGTACCTCCGTTCCAATGTGGATCTTAAG GACAAATGGAGAAATATGAGTGTCATGGCCAATGGATGGGGATCGCGTGATAAGTCTAGGTTAGCTCTTAAAAGGACGCACTCGCTTCCTAAACAGGATGATAGCTCACTTGCTAATACAAGCTCATTGCAAAGTGATGAAGACATGGCTGATGCTAAGCATTTTTCTACCACCGGCACTTCTGCACTGCAACTTCCAACTACTCCTACTCCAAGGAGACCTAATGTAAG GCTGGATAGCCTTATAATGGAAGCAATATCTACCATGAAAGAGCTTGGTGGCTCTAACAAAACAACAATTGGTGCCTACATTGAG GAACAATATCACGCTCCGCCAGACTTCAAACGGTTGCTGTCTACCAAGCTAAAGTACTTGACAGCTTGTGGTAAACTCATCAAG GCTAAACGCAGGTATAGAATTCCACACTCCACTCCTCTGTCTTCCCACAGGAGAAGACATTTGGGAACACCGTCTGGAAAACAGAGTGTTCTTTCTTTGCCTTCACCTATAACAGACAGAGATGAAGTGAATGTTCAGTCAAAGGCTCAGATTGATGCAGAGTTAGCCAGGATGAAGACTATGAACGCACATGAGGCGCAAGCGGCTGCCGAACAGGCAGTTGAAGAGGCAGAAGCCGCCATGGCGGCGGCTGAAGAAGCTGCAAAGGAAGCAGAAGCAGCAGAAGCCGAAGCAGAAGAAGCTCAAGCTTACGTTGAAGAAGCTTTAAAGACAGTTAAAGGAAGAAACAACTGCAAAATG ATGGTCTGTACGTGA
- the LOC106296980 gene encoding F-box protein At1g49990-like has product MATGRRRSIPESVTVQIIARLPLRSIARFKSVCKQWRSLIESSYFRSLFVSLHRNASSSSSSWSLMFPIKFKNPITEAIGFHGCKTWDLPKSLASYLIPFQLYPNHSTLDYYYIASSNGLVWIEVCFGLDENRNIEAKFFVGNPVTREWVEIHQPQDPSTIATSIVTRVVNGVVSSFKLINTTYEVNDTNDVRSMYVYSSETGAWSFKRIRSPVPLQRAGFNKPLILNGTVYVWDKRVDDGDTAPGVLVAYDFFAEEDDDLCRIIPLPGLYNEYVRRCLSSSGGDVIYVEILDRRLKVWKLKSDNSDGEWWRLTREEIDMASVGFDVDCFPLGVNPFDTGLVYLWSRQHSCVVSGNLRTREFTLREETETWSDGEGSWRVNTSDSKKYMEGVYELNTALVITLSQSVPPQWMDPVPRPPY; this is encoded by the coding sequence ATGGCGACGGGAAGAAGAAGATCAATCCCAGAGTCAGTAACCGTGCAGATCATCGCGAGGTTACCTCTGAGAAGCATCGCGAGATTCAAATCTGTCTGCAAACAATGGAGATCACTGATAGAATCGTCCTACTTCCGCAGCCTCTTCGTCTCTCTCCACCGAAACGCATCTTCCTCCTCCTCCTCGTGGTCTCTAATGTTCCCAATCAAGTTTAAGAATCCCATCACAGAAGCTATAGGCTTCCACGGATGCAAAACATGGGATCTCCCCAAATCCCTAGCCTCTTATCTCATCCCTTTTCAGCTCTATCCCAATCACTCCACCTTAGACTATTACTACATAGCTTCTTCAAATGGATTGGTTTGGATCGAAGTATGCTTCGGCCTTGACGAAAACCGCAATATCGAAGCCAAATTTTTCGTGGGCAATCCAGTCACGCGAGAATGGGTTGAGATCCACCAGCCTCAGGATCCTTCCACCATTGCCACTAGTATTGTAACGCGTGTTGTGAACGGCGTCGTTTCGAGCTTTAAATTGATTAATACTACTTATGAGGTTAATGACACAAACGATGTGCGGAGCATGTACGTGTATTCTTCTGAGACAGGGGCGTGGTCTTTCAAGCGGATTCGCTCCCCTGTTCCTCTCCAGCGAGCTGGTTTTAACAAGCCCTTGATTCTCAACGGGACTGTTTACGTGTGGGACAAGAGAGTGGACGATGGTGATACTGCCCCTGGAGTTCTGGTAGCTTATGACTTTTTCGCTGAAGAAGATGATGATCTGTGTCGGATTATACCTCTCCCTGGACTGTACAACGAGTACGTTAGGAGATGCTTGAGTTCTTCAGGTGGAGATGTTATCTACGTTGAGATATTGGATCGAAGATTGAAGGTTTGGAAGCTGAAGAGTGACAACTCTGATGGAGAATGGTGGCGGTTGACTAGGGAGGAGATCGACATGGCGTCTGTCGGCTTTGATGTCGATTGTTTTCCTTTGGGAGTTAACCCGTTTGATACTGGTCTGGTCTATCTATGGAGTAGACAGCACAGCTGTGTGGTATCTGGTAACTTAAGGACTCGAGAGTTTACTCTTCGTGAGGAAACGGAGACTTGGAGTGATGGTGAAGGTAGTTGGCGCGTAAACACGTCCGATTCTAAGAAGTATATGGAAGGAGTATATGAACTTAATACAGCTTTGGTCATCACGTTATCACAATCTGTGCCCCCACAGTGGATGGATCCGGTGCCTCGCCCGCCATATTGA